The following proteins are encoded in a genomic region of Nitrospiraceae bacterium:
- the lpxK gene encoding tetraacyldisaccharide 4'-kinase encodes MNTTSPSLGVNPERLWRWLDRRCPWILRWCAVPYGAVGQFRRAAYQCGWFPRHRLPKPVISVGNMTVGGTGKTPLVMWLAARLHERGKRVAILSRGYGRHCSAVNKLVSDGVSLKGDWRSVGDEAILMAEKCPWAIVAVGPNRYRLGQWVLEQASCDCFLLDDGFQHLSLYRDLDVLLFDATDVEGLSGVVPAGRMREPLSAAKWASTIVFSRTEQVVSVASLQNRIEQSVGTSIVPIRLETEPGMFTHIATGKSQQAVNFKRTACLLFSGIGNPASFRRSVASCGLTVGEEVRYPDHFAYSEKDVEGIRLKMRRVGLDLAITTEKDALKIREYLKHDDPLWALEVHVRMTQGEHQLRKQLHAICP; translated from the coding sequence GTGAATACGACCTCTCCTTCGCTTGGTGTAAACCCGGAACGGCTCTGGCGTTGGTTGGACCGGCGTTGCCCATGGATTCTCCGGTGGTGTGCTGTTCCCTATGGCGCAGTCGGCCAGTTTCGGAGGGCGGCCTATCAATGTGGCTGGTTTCCTCGACATCGATTGCCCAAACCGGTGATCAGTGTGGGTAATATGACCGTGGGGGGAACCGGGAAGACTCCATTGGTGATGTGGTTGGCCGCCAGGCTTCATGAGCGGGGCAAGCGGGTGGCGATTTTAAGCCGTGGGTATGGAAGGCACTGTTCGGCAGTAAATAAGCTGGTCTCTGATGGGGTTTCGCTGAAGGGAGATTGGCGGTCGGTAGGGGATGAGGCCATATTAATGGCCGAAAAGTGCCCATGGGCAATTGTGGCTGTGGGGCCCAATCGTTATCGTCTGGGACAGTGGGTGTTAGAGCAGGCCTCATGCGATTGCTTTCTTCTTGATGATGGCTTCCAACATCTTTCTCTCTATCGCGATCTGGATGTGCTCTTATTTGATGCGACTGATGTTGAGGGCCTAAGCGGTGTCGTGCCAGCCGGCCGAATGCGTGAACCGCTGTCCGCAGCAAAATGGGCCTCGACGATCGTTTTCAGTCGAACGGAACAAGTTGTATCGGTCGCATCACTCCAGAATCGAATTGAACAGAGCGTGGGAACCTCCATTGTCCCCATACGTCTGGAAACCGAACCTGGAATGTTCACGCATATTGCGACAGGGAAATCCCAACAGGCCGTGAACTTTAAGAGGACAGCTTGTTTGCTTTTTAGCGGGATAGGCAATCCCGCCTCCTTTCGGAGGAGTGTGGCGTCCTGTGGGTTGACGGTGGGTGAGGAGGTTCGGTACCCCGACCATTTTGCCTATTCGGAAAAAGATGTTGAAGGCATTCGTTTGAAGATGCGACGTGTAGGGCTTGATCTCGCGATCACAACAGAGAAAGATGCTCTGAAAATTAGAGAGTATCTGAAACATGATGATCCTCTATGGGCGCTGGAGGTGCACGTCCGGATGACTCAAGGGGAACACCAGTTACGTAAACAGCTCCATGCCATTTGTCCATAG